Proteins from a single region of Candidatus Eisenbacteria bacterium:
- a CDS encoding serine/threonine protein kinase, whose translation MPTTSGATIGPYRVDREIGRGGMGVVFLAHDTRLGRTVALKALSEDAASDPEYLQRFEREARVLASLNHPNVAAIYGLEESEGRRYLALEHVEGETLADRIARGPLPLHETLDICIQIAAGVEAAHDGGVVHRDLKPSNVMITPNDQVKVLDFGLAKGRVATDESGLAKSPSLVDSGKLSSPTLLHSPTLISPATLPGVILGTSAYLSPEQARGKIVDRRTDIWSFGCILYECLAGERAFEGETVSDTIAKTLEREMDWSTLPKATPPRLRELLERCLTKDPKLRLRDIGEARLTLEEIKSGHFAAPTDAVAPGAAAARRHSSILLAIGAVLSAVLGALAWNAFGPSSRSAHMNAVHLSLPVPPDLRAEAVELTPGGEAAIMLAVPRGAPQGETPRPRLYLRRMDHGTFEPLRGTDGVVAFLASPDGRWLSFASALSGQSSHFQ comes from the coding sequence ATGCCGACCACCTCCGGCGCCACCATAGGCCCTTATAGGGTAGACCGCGAGATCGGGCGCGGCGGGATGGGGGTCGTTTTCCTCGCGCACGATACGCGGCTGGGCCGCACCGTTGCGCTCAAGGCGCTCTCCGAGGATGCCGCCTCCGATCCGGAATACCTCCAGAGATTCGAGCGCGAGGCGCGCGTTTTGGCATCGCTCAACCATCCGAACGTCGCGGCGATCTACGGCCTCGAGGAGAGCGAGGGCCGGCGCTACCTGGCGCTCGAGCACGTCGAGGGGGAGACCCTCGCGGATCGGATCGCGCGCGGGCCGCTCCCTCTACACGAGACTCTCGACATCTGCATCCAGATCGCGGCGGGCGTGGAAGCGGCGCACGACGGGGGCGTGGTGCATCGGGATCTCAAGCCCTCGAACGTGATGATCACGCCGAACGACCAGGTCAAGGTGTTGGACTTCGGGCTTGCGAAGGGTCGCGTTGCGACGGACGAGTCGGGGCTCGCGAAATCCCCGTCGCTGGTGGATTCGGGCAAGCTTTCCTCGCCGACGCTCCTGCACTCGCCGACCCTGATCTCGCCCGCGACGCTCCCCGGCGTGATCCTGGGTACGTCGGCGTATCTCTCGCCGGAGCAGGCCCGCGGCAAAATCGTCGACCGCCGCACCGACATCTGGTCCTTTGGCTGCATCCTCTACGAATGCCTCGCGGGGGAGCGCGCGTTCGAAGGGGAGACGGTGAGCGACACGATCGCGAAGACGCTCGAGCGCGAGATGGACTGGTCCACGCTGCCCAAGGCGACACCCCCGCGGCTCCGCGAGCTGCTCGAGCGGTGCCTGACCAAGGATCCGAAACTCCGCCTACGCGATATCGGCGAGGCGCGGCTCACGCTCGAGGAGATCAAGTCGGGTCATTTCGCCGCGCCAACCGACGCGGTGGCGCCTGGCGCGGCCGCGGCACGGCGTCATTCTTCGATCCTGCTCGCGATCGGGGCCGTCCTCAGCGCCGTCCTCGGCGCCCTCGCGTGGAACGCGTTCGGACCCTCCTCGCGCTCCGCCCACATGAATGCTGTGCATCTCTCGCTGCCGGTGCCACCCGACCTTCGGGCCGAGGCTGTTGAACTGACCCCCGGCGGCGAGGCAGCCATCATGTTGGCGGTTCCGCGCGGTGCGCCCCAAGGAGAAACGCCGCGCCCGAGGCTTTACCTCCGCCGAATGGATCACGGCACATTCGAGCCGCTTCGCGGCACGGACGGAGTGGTCGCGTTTCTCGCGAGTCCCGACGGTCGATGGCTCTCGTTCGCGTCTGCGTTATCCGGGCAATCCAGCCATTTCCAATT